From Amphritea atlantica, a single genomic window includes:
- the acnB gene encoding bifunctional aconitate hydratase 2/2-methylisocitrate dehydratase, which yields MLEAYRKHLEERAQEGVPAKPLDADQTAALVELLKNPPVGEEAFILDLLENRVPAGVDQAAYVKAGFLAAIAKGEAESPLIDKVKAVQLLGTMLGGYNIQPLIAALDKDELAPTAVKALSHTLLVFDAFHDVKEKADAGNVFAQQVLESWAAGEWFTSKPELPEKITVTVFKVPGETNTDDLSPAPDAFTRPDIPLHANAMLKMEREGIEPVKPGSVGPLKQIEEVKAKGHPVAYVGDVVGTGSSRKSATNSVLWFFGDDIPNVPNKRAGGYCFGSKIAPIFFNTMEDAGALPIEMDVDKMNMGDVVDIYPYEGKAVNAETGETLCEFGLKTQVLLDEVRAGGRIPLIIGRGLTDRAREALNLAPADLFRKPEQPVDTGKGYSLAQKMVGKACGVEGVRPGTYCEPKMTTVGSQDTTGPMTRDELKDLACLGFSADLTMQSFCHTAAYPKPVDVQTHHTLPDFIMNRGGVSLRPGDGVIHSWLNRMLLPDTVGTGGDSHTRFPIGISFPAGSGLVAFAAATGVMPLDMPESVLVRFKGTKLQPGITLRDLVNAIPYYAIKQGLLTVAKAGKKNIFSGRILEIEGLPDLKVEQAFELSDSAAERSAAACSIKLDEAPIKEYLSSNITMLKWMISEGYGDPRTIERRIKGMEEWLANPELMEGDADADYAAVIEIDLNDVKEPILACPNDPDDVKLLSEVAGTHIDEVFIGSCMTNIGHFRAAGKLLEASGASIPTRMWIAPPTKMDAAQLTEEGYYNIFGKAGARIEMPGCSLCMGNQARVADKSTVVSTSTRNFPNRLGTGANVYLSSAELAAVAALLGKIPTVQEYMDYATKIDSMSADVYRYLNFDQIDSYIDKASNVIASG from the coding sequence GTGCTTGAAGCTTACCGTAAACATCTAGAAGAACGCGCCCAAGAAGGCGTACCAGCAAAACCACTGGATGCAGATCAGACTGCAGCACTGGTTGAATTACTGAAAAACCCACCTGTTGGCGAAGAAGCATTTATCCTGGACCTGTTGGAAAACCGAGTACCAGCCGGCGTTGACCAGGCGGCTTATGTTAAGGCCGGATTCCTCGCTGCAATCGCCAAAGGTGAAGCTGAATCGCCACTGATTGACAAAGTTAAAGCCGTTCAACTGCTCGGGACTATGCTGGGTGGCTACAACATCCAGCCACTGATCGCCGCGCTGGATAAAGACGAACTGGCTCCGACTGCAGTGAAAGCTCTGTCTCACACCCTGCTGGTGTTTGACGCATTCCATGACGTTAAAGAAAAAGCCGACGCAGGCAACGTTTTCGCTCAACAGGTACTGGAATCATGGGCTGCCGGTGAGTGGTTCACCTCAAAACCTGAGTTGCCTGAAAAGATCACCGTTACTGTCTTTAAAGTACCCGGCGAAACCAACACTGACGACCTGTCTCCGGCTCCCGATGCATTCACCCGCCCTGATATCCCACTACACGCAAACGCCATGCTTAAAATGGAGCGTGAAGGGATTGAGCCTGTTAAACCAGGTTCAGTTGGCCCACTGAAACAGATTGAAGAAGTTAAAGCCAAAGGCCACCCCGTGGCTTATGTTGGTGACGTTGTCGGTACCGGCTCTTCCCGTAAATCTGCAACCAACTCAGTACTGTGGTTCTTCGGTGATGATATCCCGAACGTACCCAACAAGCGTGCTGGTGGTTACTGCTTCGGTAGCAAGATCGCGCCTATCTTCTTCAACACCATGGAAGATGCTGGCGCCCTGCCGATCGAAATGGATGTAGACAAGATGAACATGGGCGATGTAGTCGACATCTACCCGTATGAAGGAAAGGCAGTTAACGCAGAAACGGGTGAAACGCTTTGCGAATTCGGTCTGAAAACTCAGGTACTGCTGGACGAGGTGCGTGCTGGCGGCCGTATCCCTCTGATCATCGGTCGTGGCCTGACTGATCGTGCCCGTGAAGCACTGAACCTGGCCCCTGCTGACCTGTTCCGCAAGCCAGAACAGCCAGTCGATACCGGCAAAGGCTACTCCCTGGCTCAGAAAATGGTTGGTAAAGCCTGTGGCGTCGAAGGCGTTCGCCCGGGGACATACTGTGAACCGAAAATGACCACTGTAGGCTCTCAGGATACGACTGGTCCGATGACCCGTGACGAACTGAAAGACCTTGCATGCCTGGGTTTCTCTGCAGATCTGACCATGCAGTCTTTCTGTCACACCGCCGCCTATCCTAAGCCTGTTGACGTTCAGACTCACCACACCCTGCCAGACTTCATCATGAACCGCGGCGGTGTTTCCCTGCGTCCTGGTGACGGTGTAATCCACTCCTGGCTGAACCGCATGCTTCTGCCCGATACCGTAGGTACCGGTGGTGATTCTCACACCCGTTTCCCGATCGGCATCTCATTCCCTGCAGGTTCGGGGCTGGTGGCGTTCGCGGCTGCAACCGGGGTTATGCCTCTGGATATGCCTGAATCTGTTCTGGTTCGCTTCAAGGGCACTAAACTGCAACCTGGTATTACCCTGCGAGACCTGGTTAACGCAATTCCTTACTACGCTATCAAGCAGGGTCTCCTGACTGTTGCTAAAGCGGGTAAGAAGAACATCTTCTCCGGCCGTATTCTTGAAATTGAAGGTCTGCCAGACCTTAAAGTGGAGCAGGCATTTGAACTGTCTGACTCTGCTGCTGAACGTTCTGCTGCTGCTTGTTCCATCAAGCTGGACGAAGCACCGATCAAAGAATACCTGAGCTCAAATATCACCATGCTTAAGTGGATGATCTCAGAAGGCTACGGCGACCCTCGCACTATTGAGCGTCGCATCAAGGGCATGGAAGAGTGGCTGGCCAATCCCGAACTAATGGAAGGCGATGCTGATGCAGATTATGCAGCTGTTATCGAAATCGATCTGAACGATGTTAAAGAGCCAATCCTGGCCTGCCCTAACGATCCTGATGACGTTAAGCTGCTGTCTGAAGTTGCCGGCACTCACATTGACGAGGTGTTCATTGGTTCCTGCATGACCAACATCGGTCACTTCCGTGCTGCAGGTAAGCTGCTGGAAGCGTCTGGCGCATCTATCCCAACCCGTATGTGGATTGCACCACCAACCAAGATGGATGCAGCTCAGCTGACCGAAGAAGGTTACTACAACATCTTTGGTAAAGCGGGTGCACGTATTGAGATGCCAGGCTGTTCTCTGTGTATGGGTAACCAGGCACGCGTAGCTGACAAGTCTACCGTTGTTTCTACTTCTACCCGTAACTTCCCTAACCGTTTGGGTACAGGTGCTAACGTATACCTGTCTTCTGCAGAACTGGCGGCAGTTGCTGCACTGCTGGGTAAGATCCCGACTGTCCAGGAGTACATGGATTACGCGACTAAGATCGACAGCATGTCTGCCGATGTTTATCGTTACCTGAACTTCGATCAGATCGATTCTTACATCGACAAAGCATCAAACGTTATCGCTTCTGGCTAA
- a CDS encoding bifunctional aconitate hydratase 2/2-methylisocitrate dehydratase — protein sequence MSYYSDYLEEIEVRKKDLGLNPKPIDSAELLSEIIAQIKDAGNEHREASLNFFIYNTLPGTTPAAVVKAAFLKEIALGKETVAEISAEFALEQLSHMKGGPSVEALLDIALSDDAQAAAAGEVLKSQVFLYDADYARLADAFKAGNAIAKDILESYSKAEFFTKLDDIPEKIKVITYIAAEGDISTDLLSPGNQSHSRADRELHGLCMISPEAQQEIAEMGKQNPDAKVMLIAEKGTMGVGSSRMSGVNNVALWAGEKTSPYIPFINNRPVVAGTNGIAPIFLTTVGVTGGIGLDLKNWVKKTDANGEVVRNANGDPVLEEVYSVATGTVLTIDTKAKKLYNGDQELADISDAFTPQKVEFMKAGGSYAVTFGKKLQTFAAETLGVEAPAVYAQSKEISIEGQGLTAVEKIFNRNAVGVTSKTPLHTGSDVRVKVNIVGSQDTTGPMTCQELEAMAASTISTSVDGAFQSGCHTASVWDNKAKANTPKLMAFMNAFGVITARDPKHVYHSMTDVIHKVLNDITVDDRAIIIGGDSHTRMSKGVAFGADSGTVAIALATGESAMPIPESVKVTFKGSMKPHMDFRDIVHATQAQMLKKFGGENVFQGRVIEVQIGTLLADQAFTFTDWTAEMKAKASICISTDDTLIQSLELAKSRIQIMINKGMENEAGMLQGLIDLADKRIAEVKSGEAPALAPDDNAKYYAELVVDLDVIDEPMIADPDVNNDDISKRYTHDVIRPASYYDGRKVDLGFVGSCMVHKGDMQIIAAMLRNLEKKGPITFKAPLVVAPPTYNIVDELKAEGDWELLEKFAGFEFSDENPKEEARTKYENIMYLERPGCNLCMGNQEKAEAGDTVLATSTRLFQGRVVEDTAEKKGESLLGSTPMVVLSCILGRFPTLEEYKESVEGINLTSFAPPSADLSVAHTAIPAARI from the coding sequence ATGAGTTACTATTCTGACTACCTAGAAGAAATAGAGGTTCGCAAAAAGGACCTTGGCCTGAATCCAAAACCGATTGATAGCGCTGAGCTACTGTCTGAAATTATTGCCCAGATCAAAGACGCAGGTAATGAGCATCGCGAAGCATCTTTGAACTTCTTCATTTACAACACTCTTCCGGGTACTACTCCTGCGGCTGTCGTTAAAGCGGCATTCCTGAAAGAGATCGCTCTGGGTAAAGAAACGGTTGCAGAGATTTCTGCTGAGTTTGCGCTCGAGCAGCTATCTCATATGAAAGGCGGCCCTTCTGTTGAAGCTCTGCTGGATATAGCTCTGTCTGATGATGCACAGGCTGCTGCAGCGGGTGAAGTTCTGAAGTCTCAGGTATTCCTGTACGACGCAGACTACGCACGTCTGGCTGATGCTTTTAAAGCGGGCAACGCCATCGCTAAAGATATCCTTGAAAGCTACTCAAAGGCTGAGTTCTTCACCAAGCTGGATGATATTCCAGAGAAGATCAAAGTTATTACCTACATTGCTGCTGAGGGTGATATTTCCACTGACTTACTGTCTCCGGGCAATCAATCTCACTCGCGTGCTGACCGTGAACTGCACGGCCTGTGCATGATCTCGCCAGAAGCTCAGCAGGAAATCGCTGAGATGGGCAAGCAAAACCCAGATGCTAAAGTGATGCTGATCGCTGAAAAAGGCACCATGGGTGTAGGCTCTTCCCGTATGTCTGGTGTTAACAACGTGGCGCTTTGGGCGGGTGAAAAAACGTCTCCATACATCCCTTTCATCAACAACCGTCCGGTCGTTGCAGGTACTAATGGTATCGCTCCTATCTTCCTGACGACTGTTGGTGTAACCGGCGGTATCGGTCTGGACCTGAAAAACTGGGTTAAGAAAACCGACGCAAATGGTGAAGTTGTTCGTAACGCAAACGGCGATCCAGTACTGGAAGAAGTATACTCAGTTGCTACCGGTACCGTTCTGACCATTGATACTAAAGCTAAGAAACTCTACAACGGCGACCAGGAACTGGCTGATATATCTGATGCTTTCACGCCACAAAAAGTGGAATTCATGAAAGCTGGCGGTTCTTACGCGGTAACCTTCGGTAAGAAGCTGCAAACGTTCGCGGCTGAAACTCTGGGCGTTGAAGCGCCTGCAGTGTACGCACAGTCCAAAGAGATCTCTATCGAAGGTCAGGGCCTGACAGCTGTTGAGAAGATTTTCAACCGCAACGCAGTGGGTGTTACTTCTAAGACTCCTCTGCACACAGGTTCTGACGTTCGTGTTAAAGTGAACATCGTAGGTTCTCAGGACACTACCGGTCCTATGACCTGTCAGGAACTGGAAGCCATGGCTGCTTCTACTATCTCTACAAGCGTTGATGGTGCTTTCCAATCTGGTTGTCACACAGCCTCTGTATGGGATAACAAAGCTAAGGCAAACACGCCTAAGCTGATGGCGTTCATGAACGCGTTCGGCGTCATCACAGCCCGTGACCCGAAACACGTTTATCATTCAATGACTGACGTAATTCACAAGGTACTGAACGACATTACCGTTGACGACCGCGCAATCATCATCGGTGGTGACTCTCACACCCGTATGTCTAAAGGTGTCGCGTTCGGTGCTGACTCCGGTACTGTTGCGATCGCACTGGCGACGGGTGAGTCCGCCATGCCAATCCCAGAGTCTGTGAAAGTAACCTTTAAAGGTTCTATGAAGCCTCACATGGACTTCCGTGACATCGTACACGCGACTCAAGCACAAATGCTGAAGAAGTTCGGTGGCGAAAACGTATTCCAGGGTCGTGTAATCGAAGTACAAATCGGTACACTGCTGGCTGATCAGGCCTTCACCTTCACTGACTGGACTGCAGAAATGAAAGCGAAAGCTTCTATCTGTATTTCTACTGACGATACCCTGATCCAGTCTCTGGAACTGGCTAAGTCCCGTATCCAGATCATGATCAACAAAGGTATGGAAAACGAAGCGGGTATGTTGCAAGGTCTGATCGACCTGGCTGACAAGCGTATCGCTGAAGTGAAATCCGGCGAAGCGCCTGCTCTGGCTCCTGACGACAACGCTAAGTACTACGCTGAGCTTGTCGTTGACCTGGACGTAATCGATGAGCCAATGATTGCTGACCCAGACGTCAACAACGACGACATCTCTAAGCGTTACACCCACGATGTGATCCGTCCTGCTTCATACTACGATGGCCGTAAGGTAGACCTGGGCTTCGTTGGTTCTTGTATGGTTCACAAAGGTGATATGCAGATCATCGCTGCGATGCTACGAAACCTGGAGAAGAAAGGTCCTATCACCTTTAAAGCGCCACTGGTGGTTGCGCCACCTACCTATAACATCGTTGACGAGCTGAAAGCTGAAGGCGACTGGGAACTGCTGGAGAAATTCGCCGGCTTCGAATTCTCTGATGAGAATCCAAAAGAAGAAGCGCGTACCAAGTACGAAAACATTATGTACCTGGAGCGCCCTGGATGTAACCTGTGTATGGGTAACCAGGAAAAAGCAGAAGCGGGTGACACCGTACTGGCCACTTCTACCCGTTTGTTCCAGGGCCGTGTTGTAGAAGATACTGCAGAGAAGAAAGGTGAGTCTCTGCTGGGCTCTACGCCAATGGTTGTGCTGTCTTGCATTCTGGGTCGCTTCCCGACTCTGGAAGAGTACAAAGAATCGGTTGAAGGTATCAACCTGACGTCTTTTGCTCCACCTAGCGCAGACTTGAGCGTAGCACATACAGCTATCCCGGCTGCACGTATTTAA